AAAATTAAATGAGGTTATGTTAATAGATTTAGATGAGATTAATATTTTAGAAATTTTAGATAAATATTCAAGCATTGTTTTTGGATGTGGATTTGGTATAAATGATAAAAATGAACAACTCTTAAAAGCTCTATTAGTAAATTATAAAAAACCTATAATTATAGATGCAGATGGAATTTCTATTTTGTGTAAAAATAATAATTTGAATATTTTGAAAACCAGACATCACCCAACAATTTTGACTCCTCATTACGGAGAATTTTCTAGGATGACAGATTTGGATATAGAGTATATAAAATCTAATCGAATAGAAATCGGGAAAGAGTTCAGTAAAAATTACAATTGCATTTTGATTTTAAAAGATCATAGAACTCTGATAGTAGAAGGAGATAAATTTTTTATAAATACAACTGGAAATAGTGTTATGGCTAACGGAGGTATGGGAGATATTTTAAGTGGAATGATTGGAAGTTTTATTAGTCAAAAATACTCTTCTTTGGATGCTGTACTTTTATCTACATTTTTCCATGGTTCAGCTGGAGATTTTTTTTCAAACTCTTATCATTCTGTAACTCCAACAGAATTAATAAACATACTTCCTAAAATAATAAAAAATAGCAGCTCACAAAAATGACGTGAGCTGCTTTTCTTTTCCCTTCATAACGTTGTATAATATCAG
Above is a genomic segment from Cetobacterium sp. ZOR0034 containing:
- a CDS encoding NAD(P)H-hydrate dehydratase: MHFIDSDLINNIFTPRKGDEYKGDFGHTLILCGSKGMVGAGFFSSMGAVKSGSGLTTLGSYKETFDIFSVKLNEVMLIDLDEINILEILDKYSSIVFGCGFGINDKNEQLLKALLVNYKKPIIIDADGISILCKNNNLNILKTRHHPTILTPHYGEFSRMTDLDIEYIKSNRIEIGKEFSKNYNCILILKDHRTLIVEGDKFFINTTGNSVMANGGMGDILSGMIGSFISQKYSSLDAVLLSTFFHGSAGDFFSNSYHSVTPTELINILPKIIKNSSSQK